CGTTCTGAGCTGGAGTGAGCTGAAGTGAGCTGAGCGAGAGCTCGGCTGAGCGCGGTCTGACCTTCCGCACCTCGCACCAGCCCTCGCGCCCGTGGGGACCGGTGCCGCCTCGGATTAGTAATACGGAGAGTTGGGTGTGTGGAGAAAGTGGGGTGTGTGGAGAAAGTGGGGGCGGGGCTTGGAAGGGGTGGGGCTCAGGAGGGGCCCCCTTGGGGGCGGGGCCGGTGGTATCGGAGGGACTGATGGAGGGGCCTGGCCGGGGGTGGGGTACTGGAGGAATGTGGGGTCTCCGGAGGCGGGATTTATTCAGGGGGCGTGGTTCCGAATGAAGAGGTACGGTAGGCAGGAATTTGGGGTTGGGGAGAATACGAAAGGTGTTTAGGGCAGTTAAGAGTGGAAACGAACTGGGCTGAGTAGCTGCGTAGTGGCAGCCACCGGAACCTGGCTCCCTACCAACTCAGACCCTCTCCTCAGGGTCGACTATGGGGCTTTGCAAGTGCCCCAAGAGGAAGGTGACCAACCTATTCTGCTTCGAACACCGGGTCAACGTCTGCGAGCACTGCCTAGTAGCCAATCACGCCAAGGTGAGTGTTCAGGGGAGCGACTGAGCAGGGCAGTGGGTGGGCAGGTGGCATTGACTTCCTCCAAATTCATAACGGCCTGGCTCTAGAATGGAAGCTCCACGAGGTCAAGGACTTAATTGTTCAACTGCTATATCCCCAATCCTTAAGACAGTCAGGCACACACACagtatgtgttcaataaatgttcattgattGGTCAAACGGAAGGATGAATCTCTTCTGGgttgagagaaaaagagatatcTGGGCCTTGGGGAGATGGGCTGTGAAGCTCCTGCTCCAGTTTGTGACCTCTTTCTCCCATTCTAGTGCATCGTCCAGTCCTATCTGCAGTGGCTCCAAGATAGCGACTACAACCCCAATTGTCGCCTATGCAACATACCCCTGGCCACGCGGGAGACCACCCGCCTCGTCTGTTATGGTGAGGCCTGGGCACTTTGGGGGCATCAGGACAGGCTCAGTATGACCAGTTTCCAGGCCCTCCCTAAGCAGCAGAACAGTGGGACCCTCAAGCCTGGGAGGCTGAAGTCCCAGATTCTGGTCCAGCTAGGTTACTTACCTTCAGTGTGAGCTCAAGCAAGTCATTTTCCCTAAGTGTTAGTGTCTTTCCTTAAAACTTAAAGCTCTTAGCTTCTTCCCTGCCAATCTCGAGGGTTGAGTGAGAGCCAAACTTGTGGGTGTGGTTGTGGCTATGTGCAGTAGCTGGCCGTGCCATCAATGAGCTGAAAGCAGGGGGCTTTCAGCCATTCGGGATCCATTTCTGATTCCAAGATTAAACAAAGAGGAACTGAGGTTCCCACAGTAATGTCAGCTAAAAGAAGTCGGCAGATGCATGTGTCACAACCTTGATTCTGATGTAAGAGATTTAGCTCCACTTTTTAAAGGAACTAGTGTAAAAGAGTGAGCTCCACATACGTGTTTCTcactgtgagtgtgtgtatatctgtgtatgAGTTTAGTATGTATTGTGTCTTTACATAAGTGTTAGTGTGTTCATTAGCACTGTGGGTGAGTGAATAGGTAAATGTTGAATGTGAGCATATGAGCACAGTGTGTtgtagggttgcaggagaattcaTGGGTGAGGGTAATTGAATGTTAGCACACGTGGGTGTATAGATGTGTATATGAGAGTTAGCGTGCCTGTAAGTTTGGATACAGGGGATGGCCTTTGTGTTGGACTTTGTGTATATGAAAACATGTCTGTGCCCATGGATGTGTACATGCATATGTGTGCCCATGTATACATCTAGGAACCTTTTCTGAAACGGTTGTTGATTAGTTGTTAGCCCAGTGAGCTTGTGATGAGTGCAGGTCCAGAGAGGACTCATGGAAAGTGTAGGTGGCATCTTCTTCCCACTCATCCCCACCCCCTAGTGTGCTGGGGAGCTTGGCAGCATCTGCCTTGACTTAGTCAGATAGCGGTGACAAGGAAGGCCAAAGTCTTAGGAAATACTGATGAACTGAACCTGGGGTGAGGACGGGAAGGAGAAGGCCTGGGCTTACGCATGCATGTGCGTATATCTCTGCAGTGGGCTGGGGGCTGTTGCTTGGCTAGGGGTcctaaatgtctttttcttcatGCCTCTCCTCCACTATTTCATGGGCCCAAAGATCTCTTCCACTGGGCCTGCCTCAATGAACGTGCCGCCCAGCTACCCCGAAACACAGCACCTGCTGGCTACCAGTGCCCCAGCTGCAGTGGTCCCATCTTCCCTCCAGCCAACCTGGCTGGCCCTGTGGCCTCTGCACTGAGAGAGAAGCTGGCCACGGTCAACTGGGCCCGGGCAGGACTGGGCCTTCCTATGGTGAGAGTGTGTCTGCCCTGGGTCCTACCTGAGCCAGACAGGTGGGTGGGGACAGCACTGGACAGGCTGGTGACATAGGTTCCTTCCTCTAGATTGATGAGGTGGTGAGCCCAGAGCCTGAGCCCCTAAACACTTCCGACTTCTCCGACTGGTCCAGCTTTAATGGTAAGTGGTAGTCTACCCCTGCTGTTTTGGCCCTCATCTCCCTGCGCTGCTGACAGCTCTCTTCCCACCACAGCCAGCGGGAGCCCCGAACAAGAGGCAGTAGCCAGCACTTCTGCTGCCCCGACCTTCTACAGCCAAGTTCCCCGGCCTCCCACTTCCCCGAGCCGGCCTGAGCAGCACACGGTGATCCACGTGGGCAGTCCTGAGCCTTTGACTCACGGTGAGCCAGAGCTGCTCCAGGCCAAAAGGGGATAGAACAGGAGTAGGCTGGTTTGTGTGGAGTCAGGCTGAGAAGGGCCGGGATCTCCCGcaccccctacccctaccccttGGGCCAGTTTTCCTGACCCTGTGGATGTTGATGGCTCTGTTCTTGCAGCCTCAGCCCCAAGGAAGGTGTATGACACGCGGGATGATGACCGAGCATCAGGCCTCCATGGGGACTGTGATGATGACAAGTACCGTCGCcggcctgccctgggctggctggccCAGCTGCTCAGGTACGTGGAGTCAGGTAGGGCAGGATGtcaggaagggggaggagaggaagtgagagCCAGTGGCCCTGGCAGGATGATTTCATGACCAAAGGGGCTTGTTCTGGGTGGTAATGGGACCTGGTGTTGGGCTATGCACAGAGGCCTTGGCTTGGCAGTAGAAGTCTTGGGTCTGCCCCTCTCCAGGCTGTTTCTTTGCCTGCTACACGTGAGGTTTTGACTCAGGCTCTTTGAGGCCCCTTCCTGCTCTGACACCACCCAATCTTTGACTCTCTTTATGCCTGACACATTCCAGTTCTGAGAACACAGCTGTGGCCTCAGCTGATTTGAGCTGCACAGTCCCCCTTGTAGTGGGCAGGTGCAGGGGCAGCCATCCTCACAGCACACACCACTCAGGGATGGTGGCGCGGGGGCCAGAAGATGCGCTCCATAGCTGGGGCCACCGGGGACTGGAGGCCTGACCTGACTTTCCCCTCATCCCCCCAGGAGCCGGGCTGGGTCTCGTAAGCGGCCGCTGACCCTGCTCCAGCGGgcggggctgctgctgctgctggggctgctgggctTCCTGGCCCTCCTTGCCCTCATGTCTCGCCTGGGCCGGGCCGCAGCTGACAGTGATCCCAACCTGGACCCGCTCATGAACCCTCACATCCGTGTGGGTCCCTCCTGAGCCCTTGCTTATGGCTGGTCCAGTCTAAGACTTGGGGGCTTAAGCGAGGGGGGAAGTCTGGGGcccttctctgctcctttccctcAAGCCTGAGACACTAAGATTCCAGGCCCAAAGCCAAGTCCACCAGAGTGGCTGCAGGCTTGGCCTGGGGTCCCTGCAGTTCAAGCGTTTGTCTTGATCTGCTTCCCCTGGTTCTCCAGCCTTCCACCCCGACCCCCCACCCAACAAAGGAACTGTCAGGTGGAAATAAATGACAGACTTTATTAAAACACCTGAAGCagccttttccttccccttctcagcCTGGTCCCCAGGCCTCAGTGGTTCTCCTCCCGGTACTGGATGGCCAGAAATTCCAGAGATAGGCGGTTGAAGAACATGGCTCCATTGAGtactgggaagaggagagagccCCTGtcagccttccctgccccctccttgcTGCGTCTTAGGGTTCCaaagctcccctcccccagaataCAGCCCCTCCCCTACTCACTCAGGATGGTCAGGGAAAAGCATCGAAGAAACTTGTCATCTGTCATCTCTGCATAGAGTGACCCCATGGCGGCCCAGCAGATGCTGATCACCTTGGAGAACTGTAGACCCCATCCAGTGGGAGAGTGGCCCCCTGACACAACAGTGGGGTTTCCATCAGCCCCTGGGCCCCCCTTGAACAGCCCTTGAGCCCCTGCTCTGGCCTACCATCAGGACAACTGTGTAGCGGAAGCTCATGTGGTCATAGTTGTGGGTGACGTAGAAGTTGTGCACATCACTGGCAAAGATGCTCAGGTGTATGAAGAAGAGCATCAATGCAGCCAAGGTGAGAATCATGCCCTGGGGGAAGAAGAGCACGGCCAGGCGGTCCCTCCACCGCATCCTGGCAGTAGCACAGATTCAGGTCAGCCGGCAGAGCTTGAACAAGCAGACACTGCCAGGAAAATCAGCCCACCCCTCTGGTTCTAGAATACACAGTCTGGAATAGCAGTAGGATTCTAGAATTGAGGACATTATAGGGGACAAGATTCTAGAACACAGGCTGGTTCCAGCCAATACAGGAATGTTTCATGGGTGGCCAGGGCAGCCCTGAATTGTGGAAGGGGTGGTGAGCTAAAGGTGCAGAGCAGTGGGGCATATCATGTTGCGTGAGGGACAGTGTTCCTCACCATCCCAGCCCACAGCCTCTGTGCTCTTGTGCGAATCTTCTCACCGAGTCCTCTCAACAGTTCCACACAGGAGGTGGTGTGGACACATTCTATAGGTGAAGACCTGGGGCTCAGAAGAGTGCAGGGGCACATGGCAGGTCCACAGCAAGTCTTAGACAGATGAGAGACTAGTGTCATCTCTCCTAATAAAACCTCTTCGGTGTAACTGGAGGGCATAACCAGGtgagggcaggcctgggctggaTCACAGGCTCCAAGTATTTGTTCTAAACCCTAATGGGGAGGAACTAAGGGAAGGGATAGCTGTCCTAGGACCTTCCCTGTACCCTCCTAGGTGTGACCTGGAGAGCAACAGGCTTTTCCACCTCCCCAGGTGTTCTTCCAGCACATGATGCTGGCAGCTCTCCCTCTCTGCCACCTTCCAGCCCTCAGCATTTTCACACCCATCACCTCTACCATTCCAGGAATCCCACGAGAAAGCTGGGACTGGTGGCACAAATCCTATTTTCTACGTGagtctgaggcacagagagggattGCCAGCTCAAGTTTTTACAACTAATGAGTGAGGGAATCAGTACTGACACTAAGATCCAGTTCTGCCCGAGAATGTGAAAAGTGCAGGGACAGTTAGAAGCCAAGAAGGAAACATTCCCTCTGCACACGACAAAGGAGGTGAGAATTCAGGATTGTCAACAAAATAAGTCAAAACATGCATGCTTCCAGGAACTAAGGTAGAAGAATTGATGTTGAATTTGGCCAGCCCCATTGCCTCCTGCCTCAGAAGTTAAGTCCCAGGTCAGGCCAAGACCTGAAGTCTCCTGCCTCAAAGTGGTAGGGTAAGAGCCTGACCCCACCAGTTATTGCTGCCCCATGTCATTAATCACATCAGACCCTCAGACCCCCAGCTGAACACATTAAAGGGGTGCTGCCTGGTGCCCTAATGCCCAGTCTTGGTCACACTGTTGAAACAACTGCCCCTTAGTTCTCATTTGAATGCAAATGGACTTTCATATATTAGGGCTCCTACCTCAATGCTATTCAAAAAAATCCAAGTAGTGTATGAATACGTTCTTGTCAAAGATTTGCATCATACACAAGCATATAGGGGAAAATGTAACAgtctcctgcctccacctccacccctacAGACATAACCCCTTCAGCAGTTTGGTGAGTGGGCACCTTTTGGGTCCCTTCTTGATGTAAGCTTCATACACCTACATGTACATCTAcatgcagaattaaaaaaataaaatcacaccgTATGTGTTGTCAAAGTAtgcttttcaaaaagttaaaaacacagtatctaaataaagaataaatgcatAACTAAGATGTATTAACTCATCAGTGAACGTGTTCCCCCTCAGTAAGGTAGTTAACACATCTTGAGGAGCTAGATATTGATAcgcatttaaagaagaatgttAGAATGTGACTAGGTTAGATCCAAAATTGGTTGATGTCCTACAGGgcaataaaaactaaattttgagGTTATTTCCCAACCAGATAGAAATGTGCATCTCTCTGGGAtaatatctaaatttaaaaaaattaaacaaatgtacAGTTCTATGAGTAATTAATTCTTGGGTGGGCTTGTGAAACAATGCCCCAGTATGACTTTGGAAGGCCCTGCTACACTCTTTGTCTTTATTCCaaattttggttaatttttcttaacagtattctgcaacttttttttaaagtataaatttctTGGAGTAGATCTAAATATActctttacttcatttttcttaagattgTAGCTTCATAagctaaatgtatatattttatacagcTTCTGAACATCCCATAGtttcagaggtcagcaaacttttcctgtgaaagagcagatagtaaatgttttaggttTTGCcagccatatggtctctgttgcaaccacTCAGTTCTACTGCAGTAGTGCAAAAGCAGGCATTGATAAGATGTAAACAAGTGGGTATGGATATGttcccataaaactttatttatggacataAATACGAATGTCATATAATTTTCACGTCGTGAAATGTCACTATTatatttttcaaccatttaaaaatgaaggaaaaaaaaaaaagcagcagcttaCAGTGTGGCTGTGTTTGGTTCGAAGGATCCCTGTGGAAGAATAAAGTTGTTTCTATTTCCACCCCTGGCCCCCCAGCCCATCATAAGTAATGTTTGAAAGGCCACATTCacagtctttttctccttttcatccaTTCAAAATCAGCATGTTTCAATTTGACCTCCAAATCTTTCCCTATCTTCAGCTCTTCACCTCGTTGAACAGCTGTACCTTTGTCCAAATCAGAAACCTGGGAATTATCCTCAACATCTCCACCCAACCTCTCACTGGACACATCTCATCAGTCACTTAACATCTGCCAAGTGTGCCTTATCAGCACGGTATAATAGTTATCAAATTCAAGTGCACCCAAACTacttgaggatttttaaaaagaagctagGTCTGAAGGGAGCCCAGAGTCTGCAACGCGCCAAAGGTAATTCTGAAGGCAATTCTGATCCACATCAGAGGACCAGGCTTGAGAAACACTACGGTAGAGTCACTGTGGGGTACTGTAcatacatttaatcctcaaagccCCCTTGTGAAATACATACCCCAATGGGGAAGCTAAGCCGTGGCCCCGGTAACAAGGCAGTGGCAGGATGCCAGGCACGTGGTCTCTGGCTCCATGGCCTGCATTCCGTCCACTGCATCTAGGGACATATTCCCTGAGACCTTGCCTGCAGGGGTGCGGGGTTGGGAGCCACGCCCCGCTCTCCTTCTGAGAAGAGAGTAACCCGACCAGTTCCACAGAATCCTTCCACCTGAGAAGCTGGGGGACCCCAGGGCTCTTCCGGAACCTCTTCGCTCAGAGAGGAAAGACGGGGGGAACTCTAATCTCGAAGGACTAAGGCTGCAGGGGGACGTTTCACCTGAAGGACTGCCTCGTTTCAATAACAACTTTATGGCTCCCGGAAGTGCCTCCTCCCCGACTCCTGCCCAGCCTCACGCCCGTGGACTGCAGTTGGAGCCATGGCGGCCGCAGCCGCTGGGCCTGGCCCGGGGTCTGGACCTGGGGACTCCCTGGAGCGGCCCGAAGCGGAGGCTCCGGAGCGTCGGCGGAAGGCGCATGGGATGCTGAAGCTTTACTACGGCCTCTCAGAGGGGGAGGCTGCGGGGCGCCCCGTGGGGCCGGACCCCCTGGACCCGACGGATCTCAACGGGGCGCACTTCGACCCGGAAGTGTATCTGGACAAGGTGTGTGTATGGGTAAGGGGACCAGACCCCCGATATATTGCACCCCACAGATAATGCCTGAGACGTTGCGGGGGTGAGGGAAGCAGGGGTTCATAAAAGCAGGACGACCCTCGGTCGGGCAGTAGGGTCAGAGCTGGAGTTTAAGGGGGCGTGGGCAGACGTGGACTGACCTGAGATAGTGAGAAGTCTGCAGTCTCCTGGGCTGATCGATCGTATGAGACCCGAGATAGGAGCGTGGCCCAGGCGCAGACAGGCGTAGGACTGGGCCTTGGCTAAATCTGCGGATTTCAAATGCTGACAAATCCCAAAAGGGTCTAACTTGGTAACTCCTGAGCTATGCCGCTTACAGGCTCCATGTCTGAGATTACTGTcaatggaggaggagggaaatcaGGGTTTTCTTGCACTAAAAGCCTTCCCAGTTAGGGGCAAGGCTGGGGGACATGAGTGCCCCCTGTCCTGAACACTAACCACCCAATTTCCTCCAGCTGCGTAGAGAGTGCCCACTGGCTCAGCTGATGGACAGTGAGACGGACATGGTGCGGCAGATCCGGGCTCTAGACAGCGACATGCAGACCCTGGTCTATGAGAACTACAACAAGTTCATCTCAGCCACAGGTGATTCTTACTGGGATACTCCTTGCAGACCCACATCGCCCAGTTACTCCTGTGTTGGGGAAGCCAGAGGATTTAGATGGAGCAGACCCAGATTCCAGTCCTGCCCTGACATTAATCCACTGTCACCTCTTTCTCTGAGAGCATTTGTGATCTGATGGCTATAGAGGTAATAACTGTTCTCAGAGGGTTGTTTTGAGGAccaaaggagagaaaggacaaaatgaaatttaaaaaaaaaaatgaatttatctgAAACACTTAGACTCTCTGACACTAAGGGTGCCTCAGTAAGGTTAGTTTCGCTCATTAGTGGCATTGTTCTTCTTTGGTTCACGTCTGCCTTGATGATGAGCttatgtctttctctctcttctcttctttccttttcttccttcctacctctctccttccttcattcctttccccttctccccttcttcttcttctttttttttttttttaacaaatccatacttttatttacttttcaataaGTTTAAATCCTTGAGGGGTACAGCAGCACATGGATTCTGTGTCCAGTGGCCTTAGCAGGAAGATTGCTTCAGAATTTGGCATGAACTATGCCACTGTTTCCATGAGCACGAGTTACCTTTCCCCAGATTACTCTggttttgttcagttttccaCCAGGAGTTAATGTGTTGTTCTTTGCTTTGTACACACAAGCACATCTCTTGCCTAGATAGAATTCAATTTCATCTCGCGCATCAATACCGTCAATTTTATGAAGAGCCGTGTGCTCCCTCTGGTTCCGGAGACCCCTCTTATAGCCAGCAAAAATGGCCTTGGACCACAGCCTTCCAGACATGTTTAT
This Camelus ferus isolate YT-003-E chromosome 10, BCGSAC_Cfer_1.0, whole genome shotgun sequence DNA region includes the following protein-coding sequences:
- the ZFPL1 gene encoding zinc finger protein-like 1 produces the protein MGLCKCPKRKVTNLFCFEHRVNVCEHCLVANHAKCIVQSYLQWLQDSDYNPNCRLCNIPLATRETTRLVCYDLFHWACLNERAAQLPRNTAPAGYQCPSCSGPIFPPANLAGPVASALREKLATVNWARAGLGLPMIDEVVSPEPEPLNTSDFSDWSSFNASGSPEQEAVASTSAAPTFYSQVPRPPTSPSRPEQHTVIHVGSPEPLTHASAPRKVYDTRDDDRASGLHGDCDDDKYRRRPALGWLAQLLRSRAGSRKRPLTLLQRAGLLLLLGLLGFLALLALMSRLGRAAADSDPNLDPLMNPHIRVGPS
- the TMEM262 gene encoding transmembrane protein 262, which encodes MRWRDRLAVLFFPQGMILTLAALMLFFIHLSIFASDVHNFYVTHNYDHMSFRYTVVLMFSKVISICWAAMGSLYAEMTDDKFLRCFSLTILILNGAMFFNRLSLEFLAIQYREENH